Below is a window of Marinitoga litoralis DNA.
CGAAAAAAGTATCAATGCTTTTTGAAAATAAAAATTTCAACAAGGATATAGGAGATATTATTATAGAAGTTAATGTACCTTCAGCTCTTTCTTCGCCAAATCCATCCCCTACTCCCCAAAAATATTGATTTAACCAATACCATAATAATGTTCCTATTAATATACTTTCAGAAAAGTCAATTTTTCCGAATAATTTAGATGTAAATATATATGGCCCTATCATAAAAAACGGTGTTAATGCCATATTTATCCATATGAACTTATATTTTTTTCTTATGAGCCAATCTTTTTTTACTAAAGTTAATAATTCTTTCATGCCAATTCCTCACTTTTCACTACATCTTTAAAATATTCATAGATATTGTCATTTTCTTCTTTTATATTACTAAACTTTGTTTTTAATTTAAACACTCCTTCTTTAAGTAAATATATATTCGTATTTTTAGAAAAACCATGAAGAATATGACTAATCATAAATATAGTTAAGCCATCACTATTTAATTCGTTTAAATATTCTATCATTTCATATGTTGCTTCTGGATCAAGACCATTTAATATTTCGTCTAAGAATAATATTTTAGGTTCATGAATTAGTGCTTTACATAACATTAGTTTTTTTCTCATTCCCGTTGAGAAATTTTCAACTGTAGTATCTTTAAATTGATAAAGATTAAATTTATTAAGTAAGAATTCAATTCGTTCTTTTTTTATCTTTTTTTTCACTCCATAAATTCCACCAAAAATATCTAAATTTTCGTAAGCTGTTAATTTCCAATATAAGCTCCTTTCGTTGGTAAGAACCACACCTATTTCTTTTGCTAATTTTTTCCATTCTTTTTTTACGTCTCGATTAAGTACTTTTATACTTCCTTCATCTGGTAATAGTAAACCTATTGCAATTTTTAATAATGTACTTTTCCCACTTCCGTTTTTACCTATAATTACTGTAAAATCACCCTCATTAATGGAAAAGTTTATATCTTTCAATACTTCTAAATTTTTAAAATTTTTCTTTAAATTCTTTCCTTCTATTATCTTCATATTATCACCTGATTTTTATATTTATAATATAGTTCTAAAATTTCTTCATATACTGTATCATGAAAAACTTTCCAACAATCTTTTTTTGTTTTGTTTACATAAACATTATATCTACATCCACCGT
It encodes the following:
- a CDS encoding ABC transporter ATP-binding protein, with the translated sequence MKIIEGKNLKKNFKNLEVLKDINFSINEGDFTVIIGKNGSGKSTLLKIAIGLLLPDEGSIKVLNRDVKKEWKKLAKEIGVVLTNERSLYWKLTAYENLDIFGGIYGVKKKIKKERIEFLLNKFNLYQFKDTTVENFSTGMRKKLMLCKALIHEPKILFLDEILNGLDPEATYEMIEYLNELNSDGLTIFMISHILHGFSKNTNIYLLKEGVFKLKTKFSNIKEENDNIYEYFKDVVKSEELA